In Nicotiana tabacum cultivar K326 chromosome 2, ASM71507v2, whole genome shotgun sequence, the following proteins share a genomic window:
- the LOC107779164 gene encoding B-box domain protein 30-like, producing MCQGRNEGEEDSTLKTYCLKEGKANIGSKIYCELCSSEASVYCQADDAYLCWKCDKWVHGANFLAQRHVRCLLCGVCRSLTRRFLVGTSSEVILPTVFTLGQRSRRRDADSESTDSRKEPFLFL from the coding sequence ATGTGTCAAGGAAGAAACGAAGGTGAAGAGGATAGTACACTAAAAACTTATTGCCTGAAAGAGGGAAAGGCAAATATTGGCTCTAAAATTTATTGTGAGCTGTGTAGTTCAGAAGCTTCTGTTTATTGTCAAGCCGACGATGCTTATCTTTGCTGGAAATGCGACAAATGGGTTCATGGGGCTAATTTCTTGGCTCAGAGACATGTAAGGTGCCTTCTTTGCGGTGTTTGCCGGAGCTTGACGCGACGGTTTCTGGTCGGAACTTCGTCGGAGGTGATTTTGCCTACGGTTTTTACTTTGGGACAGAGAAGTAGAAGGAGAGATGCTGATTCTGAATCAACTGACTCCAGAAAAGAGCCTTTCTTGTTTCTTTGA